The Lacipirellula parvula genome window below encodes:
- a CDS encoding GH39 family glycosyl hydrolase, with the protein MHNTTRLLATILFALAFICTTAAHAAEGSFPVEIRVDAAATRGPLRPIWRFFGGDEPNYTYMKDGERLLAQLGELKPREVYFRTHNLLTSGDGTPALKWGSTNAYTESAAGEPIYYWTITDRIFDTLLERGVRPYVQIGFMPEALSTHPQPYRHEWRPGLPYNTISTGWRYPPKDYDKWRELVYQWTRHCIERYGVDEVNGWYWETWNEANSLPDGYWGGTREEFFKLHDYAVDGVRRALPTARVGGPHSAGDGGDFTRAFLEHSMRGKNFATGERGTPLDFVAFHAKGAPTHVDGHVRMGIAAQLATIDRGFGIVASFPELKQTPIVIGESDPEGCAACQGPMFSYRNGTVYSSYTAASFARKHDLADKHGVAFDGAVTWAFEFEDQPYFAGFRQLASNGIPLPVLNIFRMFSRMGGDRLAVTSSGEIPLQEMIERGVRDRPDVAALASRAGDEVAILAWHYHDDDVAGPDAEVALTIDQLPAEWAAAEVRHYRIDDLHSNAYAAWRRMGSPIAPSQEQYRELQAASELTLLEDPAAIELAKQAGRLAFRLPRQGVSLLLMRPKASP; encoded by the coding sequence ATGCATAATACGACGCGGCTACTTGCCACTATTCTGTTTGCGTTGGCCTTCATTTGCACCACCGCAGCGCATGCCGCCGAGGGTTCTTTCCCCGTCGAAATCCGCGTCGACGCCGCCGCCACGCGCGGCCCGCTGCGCCCCATCTGGCGGTTCTTCGGCGGGGACGAACCGAACTACACCTACATGAAAGATGGCGAGCGGCTCCTTGCGCAACTCGGCGAACTGAAGCCCCGCGAGGTTTATTTTCGTACGCACAATTTGCTCACCTCCGGCGACGGGACGCCGGCACTGAAGTGGGGCAGCACCAACGCCTACACCGAGAGCGCGGCTGGCGAACCGATCTACTACTGGACGATCACCGACCGCATCTTCGACACGCTCCTCGAACGAGGCGTGCGGCCATACGTGCAAATCGGGTTCATGCCCGAGGCCCTCTCGACGCATCCGCAACCATATCGGCACGAATGGCGGCCGGGGTTGCCGTACAACACGATTAGCACTGGTTGGCGGTACCCGCCGAAAGACTACGACAAGTGGCGGGAATTGGTCTACCAGTGGACGCGGCATTGCATCGAACGCTATGGCGTCGACGAGGTGAATGGCTGGTATTGGGAAACGTGGAACGAAGCGAACAGCCTCCCCGACGGCTACTGGGGCGGGACGCGCGAGGAGTTTTTTAAGCTGCACGACTACGCCGTCGACGGCGTGCGGCGGGCACTGCCGACGGCTCGCGTTGGCGGGCCCCATTCGGCGGGCGACGGGGGCGATTTTACGCGAGCGTTTCTGGAGCATTCGATGCGCGGCAAGAACTTCGCCACCGGCGAACGCGGCACGCCGCTCGATTTCGTCGCTTTCCACGCCAAGGGCGCCCCGACGCATGTCGATGGCCATGTGCGGATGGGGATTGCCGCGCAACTCGCGACGATCGACCGCGGGTTCGGCATCGTCGCCTCGTTTCCCGAACTGAAGCAGACGCCGATCGTCATTGGCGAGTCGGATCCTGAGGGGTGCGCCGCTTGCCAGGGGCCGATGTTCAGCTACCGCAACGGTACGGTCTACTCCAGCTACACCGCGGCAAGCTTCGCACGGAAGCATGACCTGGCCGACAAGCATGGCGTGGCATTCGACGGCGCCGTCACGTGGGCGTTCGAGTTCGAAGATCAGCCCTACTTTGCCGGCTTCCGGCAACTGGCGAGCAACGGCATTCCGCTGCCGGTACTGAATATCTTTCGGATGTTCAGCCGGATGGGGGGCGATCGACTGGCCGTGACGAGCAGCGGCGAGATTCCGCTCCAGGAGATGATCGAGCGCGGCGTCCGCGACCGGCCCGACGTGGCGGCGCTTGCCAGCCGCGCGGGGGACGAGGTGGCGATTCTCGCGTGGCACTACCATGACGACGACGTCGCCGGCCCCGATGCGGAGGTTGCGCTGACAATCGACCAACTACCCGCTGAGTGGGCGGCGGCTGAAGTCCGTCACTACCGCATCGACGATCTGCACAGCAACGCCTATGCCGCATGGCGACGAATGGGCTCGCCGATCGCGCCGAGCCAAGAGCAGTATCGCGAACTGCAAGCAGCGTCCGAGCTGACGCTGCTGGAGGACCCGGCAGCGATCGAACTCGCGAAGCAGGCTGGGCGACTGGCATTCCGCCTGCCGCGGCAAGGCGTTTCGCTGCTTCTCATGCGGCCGAAGGCTTCGCCCTAA
- a CDS encoding LamG-like jellyroll fold domain-containing protein, whose protein sequence is MFGQRRYFRAGRIAAASLAIAAGAVAAPLHAATVAYWRFEGDGVTTPTDGAFVRDTNGRTAVQPDGIPVIDVSGNGNTLYTWDNNATGHQYRPNTPQTTVLQSGLSNNWSIQNNGNFPASFTWSQQSNPSGVNVQTWAPAAWTIEASVNTTTLGGWRTFVGRDGNDVNPNEAGLAPFYFQKIGADLPDTAFNDVDHVRIQFVDAAGIPHAAIDPNPMTTNQWYHYSATSDGNTLKLFKDQLDGAGYQMVASTDISASANRAMINPGVDVNGDSWGWTVGRGRYGTSDNPNDNHADRWFGYIDEVRFSDVALDPTQFLFKPQPNMVLTVNKNTGAVAIKNTSAAPITFDYYQIESADPDGPGGTPGGALSVAGWNSLSDQNIGGTLAADFNGVGGVNAADLAVWKAAFGVNANGDANKDGKTDGADFLLWQQQFGQTAGEGDSWDESAGSSNTTLAELFLNGSTTLAPGAQLNIGNAFNTAIFGAGQNGNLTFKYGVKGDPALSGGGVSYVTTGPIVAVPEPSSLLLAAGAVVIACGMRTGGRRKSH, encoded by the coding sequence ATGTTCGGACAACGACGTTACTTCAGAGCAGGACGAATTGCAGCGGCCTCGCTGGCGATCGCGGCGGGCGCCGTCGCCGCGCCGCTCCACGCAGCGACGGTCGCCTACTGGCGGTTCGAAGGCGACGGCGTCACCACGCCCACCGACGGCGCCTTCGTTCGCGACACCAACGGCCGCACCGCCGTTCAGCCTGACGGCATCCCCGTGATCGACGTTTCCGGCAACGGCAACACCCTCTACACGTGGGACAACAACGCCACCGGGCACCAGTATCGCCCGAACACCCCGCAAACCACCGTGCTGCAGTCGGGACTGTCGAACAACTGGAGCATCCAGAACAACGGCAACTTCCCCGCGTCGTTCACCTGGTCGCAGCAATCGAACCCCAGCGGCGTCAACGTCCAAACCTGGGCCCCGGCGGCTTGGACCATCGAAGCCTCGGTCAACACGACGACGCTCGGCGGCTGGCGGACGTTCGTTGGCCGCGACGGGAACGACGTGAACCCCAACGAAGCAGGTCTAGCGCCCTTCTACTTCCAAAAGATCGGCGCCGATCTGCCGGACACCGCGTTCAACGACGTCGACCACGTCCGGATTCAGTTCGTCGATGCAGCGGGAATTCCCCACGCGGCAATCGACCCCAATCCCATGACGACCAATCAGTGGTACCACTATTCAGCCACGAGCGACGGCAACACGCTCAAGCTGTTTAAAGACCAACTCGATGGCGCCGGTTATCAAATGGTGGCCTCGACCGATATCAGCGCGAGCGCCAATCGGGCGATGATCAACCCTGGCGTCGACGTCAACGGCGATAGCTGGGGTTGGACCGTTGGCCGCGGCCGTTACGGCACGAGCGATAACCCCAACGACAACCACGCCGATCGCTGGTTCGGCTACATCGACGAAGTCCGCTTCAGCGACGTGGCCCTCGACCCGACGCAATTTCTGTTCAAGCCGCAGCCGAACATGGTGCTCACGGTGAACAAGAACACCGGCGCCGTCGCGATCAAGAACACGAGCGCCGCGCCAATCACTTTCGACTACTATCAAATCGAAAGCGCCGATCCCGATGGCCCCGGCGGAACGCCCGGCGGGGCGCTCAGCGTCGCCGGCTGGAACAGCCTCAGCGATCAGAATATCGGAGGCACATTGGCGGCCGATTTCAACGGCGTCGGCGGCGTTAATGCGGCCGACCTCGCCGTTTGGAAAGCGGCATTCGGCGTCAACGCCAACGGCGACGCCAACAAGGACGGCAAGACTGACGGCGCCGACTTCCTCCTCTGGCAGCAGCAGTTCGGCCAAACGGCAGGCGAGGGCGATAGCTGGGACGAATCGGCCGGTTCGTCGAACACGACCCTCGCCGAGCTCTTTCTCAACGGCTCGACGACGCTTGCTCCCGGGGCGCAGCTCAACATTGGCAACGCGTTCAACACGGCGATCTTCGGCGCCGGGCAGAACGGCAATCTCACCTTCAAGTACGGCGTGAAGGGCGATCCGGCGCTCAGCGGCGGCGGCGTGAGCTACGTCACCACCGGGCCGATCGTCGCCGTTCCCGAACCAAGCTCGCTGCTGCTCGCAGCGGGTGCGGTCGTCATCGCGTGCGGCATGCGGACGGGGGGCCGCCGCAAGTCACACTAA
- a CDS encoding LamG-like jellyroll fold domain-containing protein, which produces MKLSRIAGARRGGVCRWVRHAAVLAGTLSASGASAATIAHWTFETDMIAGSATTGQTVSHPSANGLHDNAIPDLSGNGNHLSAFAQNGSFTAMLFSNVVAPNAQSGTTLSIENAPTACCGVLSTQDDLEVGGVNIGALPQWSIEASVNFKGVNGYQTIVGKDGFGEATNGDTRQAILYLQKTNTNVFRINFVDVQGYVHIADGTTQAAIGQWYHLSATSDGNSLKLFVNGVLEKSFDMTTTLSTDRSMAALNEAGFEGTGTVAPYGWTTHRGMYNDGHGDRVNGYIDDVRISNAALAPAQMLFVAIPEPATLALAGFAAMGIVASRRRA; this is translated from the coding sequence ATGAAACTGAGTCGTATCGCTGGTGCTCGTCGCGGCGGAGTCTGCCGCTGGGTTCGTCACGCCGCCGTCCTTGCCGGAACGCTTTCGGCAAGCGGGGCATCGGCTGCCACGATCGCCCACTGGACGTTCGAAACGGACATGATCGCCGGCTCGGCGACGACGGGGCAAACGGTCTCGCACCCCTCGGCCAACGGCCTGCACGACAACGCGATCCCCGATCTCTCGGGCAACGGCAACCACCTGTCGGCGTTCGCCCAGAACGGCAGCTTCACGGCGATGCTGTTCAGCAACGTTGTGGCGCCAAATGCTCAATCGGGAACGACGCTGAGCATCGAGAACGCTCCGACCGCTTGTTGCGGCGTGTTGTCGACGCAAGACGATCTCGAAGTCGGCGGCGTCAACATCGGCGCCTTGCCGCAATGGTCGATCGAGGCCTCAGTGAATTTCAAAGGGGTCAACGGCTACCAAACAATCGTCGGTAAAGACGGCTTCGGCGAAGCAACGAACGGCGACACGCGGCAGGCGATTCTCTACCTGCAGAAAACGAATACGAACGTGTTTCGGATCAACTTCGTCGACGTCCAAGGTTACGTCCACATCGCCGACGGCACGACGCAAGCCGCGATCGGCCAGTGGTACCACCTGTCGGCGACCAGCGACGGCAACTCGCTCAAACTGTTCGTCAACGGCGTGCTGGAGAAGTCGTTCGACATGACGACGACGCTGTCGACGGATCGCTCCATGGCCGCCTTGAACGAAGCCGGCTTCGAAGGAACGGGAACGGTAGCGCCATACGGCTGGACGACGCACCGCGGCATGTACAACGACGGCCACGGCGATCGCGTGAATGGATACATCGACGACGTACGGATCAGCAACGCCGCGCTCGCGCCGGCACAGATGCTGTTCGTCGCGATTCCGGAACCGGCGACGCTCGCACTAGCGGGCTTCGCCGCCATGGGAATCGTCGCGAGTCGCCGTCGCGCGTAA
- a CDS encoding LamG-like jellyroll fold domain-containing protein, whose protein sequence is MAIRTFCLSLAAVATLSNSASAALKHLYTFNDGAVTDSVGGANGTLEAGAVIVAGQLTLSGGGQFANLPAATIGINAYTKTTLELWVNAAPASNNQFTMAAAFGRHGNAGAGAGEDANLGYDYIMVQPTRGAGELFSRAAITDGTYSEETGVNGSILAGTGQKYLAVTIDSSAGVDNTTLSYYINGALIGTANGTDDLADVGNAVAYLGKSVYANDPYFTGSINEFRIHNDVLTPAQIAASSTAGPAGLAGPTLTINRDTGAVTLSNQQAAIQVFSYSITSASGGLNPASWTTVAGHFDSAGNGSFDSNDAWSTTALTKTAITEEEPFGDGGAEDGGTLGTVTFSTNGGWIKSFREDVAITTQALINGVPTTLIPDIKYVGNGGQPFKRSDLNFDNVINGNDWIVFRNNNLVALDPNLSDAQTAALGDLNGDGVSNFLDFRVFQADFDAANGVGALSALVGAVPEPSSFAIGLSAVSALLLSGRTSRRRTTV, encoded by the coding sequence ATGGCGATACGAACATTCTGTCTGAGCCTTGCCGCGGTTGCGACGCTGTCGAACTCGGCCTCAGCTGCGCTCAAGCATCTTTACACCTTCAACGACGGCGCCGTCACCGACAGCGTCGGCGGCGCCAACGGCACGCTCGAAGCGGGGGCGGTGATCGTCGCCGGCCAACTCACGCTCAGCGGCGGCGGCCAGTTCGCGAACCTCCCCGCGGCGACGATCGGCATCAACGCCTACACCAAGACGACGCTGGAGCTATGGGTCAACGCCGCCCCGGCGAGTAACAATCAGTTCACCATGGCCGCCGCCTTCGGTCGGCATGGCAACGCCGGCGCCGGCGCCGGCGAAGACGCCAACCTCGGCTACGACTACATCATGGTCCAGCCAACCCGCGGAGCCGGCGAACTCTTCAGCCGCGCGGCGATCACCGACGGTACCTACAGCGAAGAGACCGGCGTCAACGGCTCGATCCTCGCCGGGACGGGCCAGAAATACCTCGCCGTGACGATCGACTCTTCCGCCGGCGTCGACAACACGACGCTCTCCTACTACATCAACGGCGCCCTCATCGGCACGGCCAACGGAACCGACGACCTTGCAGACGTCGGCAACGCCGTCGCCTACCTCGGCAAATCAGTCTACGCGAATGATCCCTATTTCACCGGATCGATCAACGAGTTCCGCATTCACAACGACGTCCTGACGCCCGCCCAAATCGCGGCGAGTTCCACCGCCGGCCCCGCAGGTCTGGCAGGGCCAACGCTCACGATCAACCGCGATACCGGCGCCGTTACCCTCTCCAATCAGCAGGCGGCGATTCAAGTCTTCTCCTACTCGATCACCTCCGCTTCGGGCGGCTTGAACCCTGCAAGCTGGACGACGGTCGCCGGACATTTCGATTCCGCGGGCAACGGGTCATTTGACTCGAACGACGCCTGGTCGACGACCGCACTCACCAAGACGGCCATCACCGAAGAAGAACCCTTCGGCGACGGCGGGGCCGAAGATGGCGGCACGCTCGGCACGGTCACGTTCAGCACGAACGGCGGCTGGATCAAATCGTTCCGCGAAGACGTCGCCATCACCACGCAAGCGCTCATCAACGGCGTGCCGACGACGCTGATCCCCGACATCAAGTACGTTGGCAACGGCGGTCAGCCCTTCAAGCGGAGCGATCTCAACTTCGACAACGTGATCAACGGCAACGATTGGATCGTCTTCCGCAACAACAACCTCGTCGCGCTCGACCCGAACCTTTCCGACGCCCAAACGGCTGCGCTCGGCGATCTCAACGGCGACGGCGTCAGCAACTTCCTCGACTTCCGCGTGTTCCAAGCCGACTTCGACGCCGCCAACGGCGTCGGCGCCCTCAGCGCGCTCGTCGGCGCCGTGCCGGAACCATCGAGCTTCGCCATTGGCCTCTCGGCCGTCAGCGCTCTGCTCCTAAGCGGACGAACGTCACGCCGCCGCACGACGGTCTGA
- a CDS encoding xylose operon transcription regulator XylR, whose amino-acid sequence MKQDIPKVALLIETSRGYGRAMLRGIVRYGRLHGPWRFYVTPGDFEQALPQMKQWGGTGIIARIETAKIAQVIAAAKLPTIALDISQNLPTDLPQLAKFSEICSDSVAAARLAAEHLMERGFHQYAFVGEPGRLWSHNRERGFCERLAEAGFKPIVYDCPRRRHGGRWDREQSILADWLSQLPKPIGLMACNDDRGRQVLDACRAAGISVPLEVAVIGVDNDELLCELADPPMSSVALAAEAGGYRAAALLDRMMSGEVKKRERLVVEPTYVVERRSTEASAVHDPEVAEALQLMHNHAAEQIGIDDIVEHLQISRRALELKFKNTINRTPYDELQRVRLVRAQRLLLETDFPIPKVAELSGYGSGAYLAQVFQKQLHKTPAQFRREHRH is encoded by the coding sequence ATGAAGCAAGATATTCCCAAGGTGGCCTTGCTGATCGAGACCTCGCGCGGCTACGGCCGGGCGATGCTCCGGGGCATCGTGCGCTACGGCCGACTGCATGGGCCGTGGCGGTTCTACGTGACGCCGGGCGATTTTGAACAAGCTCTGCCGCAGATGAAACAGTGGGGCGGCACGGGAATCATCGCCCGGATCGAGACGGCGAAGATCGCCCAAGTGATCGCCGCGGCGAAGCTGCCGACGATCGCGCTCGACATCTCGCAGAATCTGCCGACTGACCTGCCGCAGCTCGCGAAGTTCAGCGAAATTTGCTCCGATTCCGTCGCAGCGGCTCGACTGGCTGCAGAGCACCTCATGGAGCGCGGCTTCCATCAATATGCGTTTGTCGGCGAGCCAGGGCGGCTGTGGTCGCACAATCGCGAGCGGGGGTTCTGCGAGCGGCTGGCCGAAGCGGGCTTCAAGCCGATTGTCTACGATTGTCCGCGGCGTCGGCATGGCGGGCGGTGGGATCGCGAGCAGTCGATCCTCGCAGATTGGTTGTCGCAGCTGCCCAAGCCGATCGGGCTGATGGCGTGCAACGACGATCGCGGGAGGCAAGTGCTCGACGCCTGCCGCGCGGCGGGGATTTCGGTGCCGCTGGAGGTGGCGGTGATCGGCGTCGACAACGACGAACTGCTGTGCGAGCTGGCCGATCCGCCGATGTCGAGCGTGGCCTTGGCCGCCGAAGCAGGCGGCTATCGGGCGGCTGCACTGCTCGACCGCATGATGAGCGGCGAGGTGAAGAAACGCGAACGGCTCGTCGTCGAGCCGACCTACGTCGTCGAGCGGCGTTCGACCGAAGCGTCGGCGGTGCACGATCCGGAAGTGGCCGAAGCGTTGCAGTTGATGCACAACCACGCCGCGGAGCAGATTGGCATCGACGACATCGTCGAGCATCTGCAGATTTCGCGGCGGGCGCTGGAGCTGAAGTTCAAGAATACGATCAATCGAACGCCGTACGACGAACTGCAGCGAGTGCGGCTCGTGCGGGCGCAGCGGTTGCTGTTGGAGACCGACTTTCCGATTCCGAAAGTGGCGGAGCTGTCAGGCTACGGCAGCGGGGCGTATTTGGCGCAGGTGTTTCAGAAGCAACTGCACAAGACGCCGGCGCAATTTCGCCGCGAGCATCGGCACTAG
- a CDS encoding PQQ-dependent sugar dehydrogenase yields the protein MPRRIAAATLLVVAALSLCVRPLAAAGYHVKRLTDDLHIPVYATTAPGDNNRIFIAQLGGVAGDGTDGSPITSALGRIVIYDRTTGLVDYNNPFLTINDTSLLEEYAVPEVGLFGMTFHPDFQTNGKFYVNVAVNHVGTPPTVDGSVSEFKTVVREYTVDPGNPNFANPLSARTILSLNQPHSNHNGSWLGFSPQEVAAGERNLYITQGDGGMQRDPSNHGQDKNSWFGKVMRVDVSGDAFPDDPERNYAIPADNPYVGVDGADELWAIGLRNPWRASFDRQTSDFWIGDVGQDRREEINFQPASSVGGENYGWRLREGSVASPTGGIGGPPPVGNVNPTYEYFHPGLSPDPNFQGNSVTGGYIYRGPVSELQGRYVFGDAVSGHVWSFNPANPSGTVQNMDALFAPDAGQIVSVTSFGEDNQGNLLIVDGAGQLFQVMPNFAVTLTVNRATGAMTLVNETGAVTGIRSYSISSDVGAINAASLQTIAGNFDAPPGGNGSIDPNDDWQVTSAAGNRGFFREASLGDGGTLGVGAQLNLSGSGGWIRSPVEDLALSITLADGSIVAGTVAYVGNGGQPLGRSDLNFDGQLTLADWSVFRSFNLTNLAGLSDAEQYGRGDLDGDGLNNFKDFRLFQADYDAANGAGAFAAATGVPEPGGLLLCCLGLSALAMLRRVRATGPRSQFSSC from the coding sequence ATGCCCCGTCGAATCGCGGCGGCGACGCTGCTTGTCGTTGCCGCGCTATCGCTCTGCGTCCGCCCGCTTGCCGCTGCCGGCTACCATGTGAAGCGGCTGACAGACGATCTCCACATCCCCGTCTATGCGACGACGGCGCCGGGCGACAACAATCGGATTTTTATCGCGCAACTCGGCGGCGTGGCAGGCGATGGAACCGACGGCAGCCCAATCACGAGTGCTCTGGGGCGGATAGTCATCTACGATCGGACGACGGGACTCGTTGATTACAACAATCCGTTTCTAACGATCAACGACACGAGCCTGCTTGAGGAATACGCCGTTCCCGAGGTCGGGCTGTTCGGGATGACGTTTCATCCCGACTTCCAGACGAACGGCAAGTTTTACGTCAACGTGGCAGTGAATCACGTCGGCACGCCGCCGACAGTTGACGGCAGCGTGTCGGAGTTCAAGACGGTGGTGCGCGAGTACACGGTTGATCCCGGCAATCCGAACTTCGCCAACCCGTTGAGCGCCCGGACGATCCTGTCGCTGAACCAGCCCCATTCAAATCACAATGGCAGCTGGCTCGGCTTTAGCCCGCAGGAAGTCGCGGCGGGCGAGCGGAATCTTTACATCACGCAAGGCGACGGCGGGATGCAGCGCGATCCGTCGAACCATGGCCAGGACAAGAACAGTTGGTTCGGCAAAGTGATGCGCGTCGATGTGAGCGGCGACGCCTTTCCAGACGACCCGGAGCGAAACTACGCGATTCCCGCCGACAATCCGTACGTCGGCGTCGATGGCGCCGATGAACTGTGGGCGATTGGCCTCCGCAATCCGTGGCGGGCGAGCTTCGATCGGCAAACGAGCGATTTCTGGATTGGCGACGTTGGACAAGATCGCCGCGAGGAAATCAACTTCCAGCCGGCCAGCAGCGTTGGCGGCGAGAACTATGGCTGGCGGCTGCGCGAGGGAAGCGTCGCGAGTCCCACCGGCGGGATCGGCGGCCCGCCGCCCGTGGGCAACGTGAACCCGACCTATGAATACTTCCATCCAGGGCTATCGCCCGATCCGAATTTTCAAGGGAACTCGGTCACCGGCGGATACATTTACCGTGGGCCGGTGAGCGAGCTGCAGGGGCGGTACGTTTTCGGCGACGCGGTTTCCGGTCACGTTTGGTCGTTCAATCCTGCCAACCCGAGCGGTACCGTGCAGAACATGGATGCACTGTTTGCCCCCGACGCGGGGCAGATCGTCAGCGTCACTTCGTTCGGCGAGGATAATCAGGGCAACCTGCTGATCGTCGATGGCGCCGGACAGTTGTTTCAGGTGATGCCGAACTTCGCAGTGACGCTCACCGTCAATCGCGCGACGGGGGCGATGACGCTCGTCAACGAGACGGGTGCTGTCACGGGGATTCGTTCGTACTCAATTTCGTCGGATGTGGGGGCAATCAATGCCGCTAGCCTCCAGACGATAGCGGGGAATTTTGATGCGCCACCTGGCGGCAACGGCTCGATCGATCCAAACGACGATTGGCAGGTGACGTCGGCCGCTGGGAATCGTGGTTTCTTCCGCGAAGCGTCGCTCGGCGACGGCGGCACGCTTGGCGTGGGCGCCCAACTCAATCTCAGCGGCAGCGGCGGGTGGATTCGCTCGCCGGTGGAAGATTTGGCGCTGTCGATCACGCTGGCCGACGGCAGCATCGTCGCAGGAACTGTCGCGTACGTCGGCAACGGCGGGCAGCCGTTGGGCCGGAGCGATCTCAACTTCGACGGCCAGCTGACGCTCGCGGACTGGAGTGTGTTTCGCAGCTTTAACTTGACGAATCTCGCGGGGTTGAGCGACGCCGAGCAATATGGCCGCGGCGATCTTGATGGCGACGGGCTCAACAATTTTAAGGACTTTAGACTGTTTCAGGCGGACTACGATGCGGCTAATGGCGCTGGGGCCTTCGCGGCGGCGACCGGCGTGCCGGAGCCGGGCGGATTGTTGTTATGCTGCTTGGGATTGTCGGCGCTGGCGATGCTGCGGCGAGTTAGGGCTACTGGACCGCGAAGCCAATTCAGTAGCTGTTAG
- a CDS encoding biotin--[acetyl-CoA-carboxylase] ligase: MRRIHFDVTDSTNTQARLLAAIHPGERVLVTAAEQTAGRGRQGRQWLSPRGGAWMTIAWPMRLEPSTYRTASLATAVGVRRALLELATRGMPAEAAAFALDVRVKWPNDLLINDAKVAGILCEQSVGAQHGGDAIFIGIGVNVEFRQEILDEPASGEPLRHRATTLSNAAGRLVDVSEVVERTALEVAAAMEQLEACGFAGAPADGGRSLLDELRDALAYVGKIRRWRSPRGDVTGRVLGIDDDGRLLLEGDAGVIVCDAGELETNDRPR; encoded by the coding sequence ATGCGACGCATTCATTTCGACGTGACCGACTCGACCAACACGCAGGCCCGGCTGCTCGCCGCGATTCATCCCGGCGAGCGCGTGCTGGTGACCGCGGCGGAACAGACTGCTGGTCGCGGCCGGCAGGGGCGGCAGTGGCTGAGCCCGCGCGGCGGGGCGTGGATGACGATCGCTTGGCCGATGCGGCTGGAGCCAAGTACATACCGCACCGCGTCGCTGGCAACGGCGGTAGGCGTGCGGCGAGCGCTACTGGAACTCGCCACGCGCGGCATGCCGGCCGAAGCGGCTGCGTTTGCACTCGATGTCCGCGTGAAGTGGCCGAACGATTTGCTGATCAACGACGCCAAGGTGGCCGGCATCTTATGCGAGCAGTCGGTCGGCGCGCAGCACGGCGGCGACGCGATTTTCATTGGGATCGGCGTGAACGTTGAGTTCAGGCAGGAGATTCTCGACGAACCGGCGAGCGGCGAGCCGCTGCGGCATCGCGCGACGACGCTGTCGAATGCGGCCGGGCGTCTCGTCGACGTGTCGGAAGTCGTCGAGCGGACGGCGCTCGAGGTCGCGGCGGCGATGGAACAGCTGGAAGCGTGCGGCTTTGCTGGAGCGCCTGCAGATGGCGGACGGTCGTTGCTGGACGAGCTGCGCGACGCACTAGCCTACGTCGGGAAAATACGCCGCTGGCGTTCGCCGCGCGGCGACGTAACGGGCCGCGTTCTCGGCATCGACGACGACGGGCGGTTGCTGCTGGAAGGGGACGCCGGCGTCATCGTCTGCGATGCCGGAGAACTCGAAACGAACGATCGGCCGCGGTGA